A region of Desulfolithobacter dissulfuricans DNA encodes the following proteins:
- a CDS encoding Fic family protein, with the protein MEPLLIPPESRFSGKINDLTVELAARAAGFRRSMPDGMTRSLADLVRAMNCYYSNLIEGHDTHPVDIERALQKDYSSDKEKRNLQLEARAHIEVQAWIDHGGLKGRIFTIDGIREIHRRFAELLPDELLWSEDPDSGERVHIKPGALRDRDVKVGRHVPVSPGALPRFLQRFEQVYSNLGKSRTIAMAAAAHHRLLWVHPFIDGNGRVTRLMSHAIFLETLNTGGVWSIARGLARNVKKYKALLANCDLPRRNSLDGRGNLSEEALAQFTIFFLQTCLDQIDFMETLMQPDRLRHRLLAWASEEVAMGTLLPKSERILEALLYRGQLPRGEVPALLGVGERQARRVVSALSKQDILTSTSQRAPLSLGFPPRLAPRLMPGLFPDK; encoded by the coding sequence ATGGAACCTCTGCTAATCCCGCCGGAGTCTCGTTTTTCGGGTAAAATCAATGATCTCACCGTGGAGCTTGCCGCCAGAGCAGCCGGTTTTCGACGCAGCATGCCCGATGGTATGACCCGTTCCCTGGCCGACCTGGTCAGGGCCATGAACTGTTATTACAGCAACCTGATCGAAGGGCATGATACGCATCCGGTCGACATAGAGCGAGCCCTGCAAAAGGATTACAGCTCAGATAAAGAAAAAAGAAACCTGCAGCTCGAAGCCAGGGCGCATATCGAGGTTCAGGCCTGGATCGACCATGGCGGCTTAAAAGGAAGAATATTCACCATTGATGGAATCAGGGAAATCCACCGCCGTTTTGCAGAACTTCTGCCGGATGAATTACTGTGGAGCGAAGATCCCGACAGTGGAGAACGAGTCCATATCAAACCCGGCGCTCTCAGGGATCGGGATGTCAAGGTCGGTCGTCATGTTCCTGTCAGCCCAGGCGCCCTGCCAAGGTTTCTCCAACGGTTCGAGCAGGTCTATTCCAATCTGGGCAAATCGCGGACCATTGCCATGGCAGCGGCGGCGCATCACCGATTGTTGTGGGTTCACCCCTTTATCGACGGCAATGGCAGGGTGACACGTTTGATGTCTCACGCGATCTTTTTAGAGACTCTCAACACTGGTGGCGTATGGTCCATTGCCAGGGGGCTTGCCCGGAACGTAAAAAAATACAAGGCCCTACTGGCCAATTGTGACCTGCCCCGGAGGAATTCCCTGGATGGTCGAGGGAACCTGAGTGAAGAAGCCCTGGCACAGTTTACCATATTTTTCCTTCAGACCTGCCTGGATCAGATCGATTTCATGGAAACGCTGATGCAGCCGGATCGACTGCGCCACCGTCTGCTCGCCTGGGCGTCCGAAGAGGTGGCCATGGGCACCCTGCTGCCTAAATCGGAACGAATCCTGGAAGCTCTCCTCTACCGAGGACAACTGCCTCGCGGTGAGGTCCCGGCCCTGCTGGGAGTGGGTGAGCGCCAGGCACGCAGAGTGGTTTCCGCCTTGAGCAAACAGGACATACTGACGTCCACCAGTCAGCGAGCACCGCTTT